Proteins encoded in a region of the Stieleria neptunia genome:
- a CDS encoding WD40 repeat domain-containing serine/threonine protein kinase: MQIPCPSRKTLHDLLVGAVEDDQARAICRHLDTCSNCESLTSTLEQQHVILLQELQEDSSSQRYLAEPEFELLQKAISTSRSADCNTATKNDVAIAAGTRLRDYRLLKKIGQGGMGSVYLAVHLNLRKAFAVKVLPEEKLRSESSVARFRREMLAAGKVNHPNLISASDAGSVDGRHFLVMELVEGADLGRIVRQRGPLNVADACEIVRQAALGLQHAHDSGLLHRDIKPSNLMLTTDGNVKVLDLGLAGWVENVEHTEAATTTGGGLTHAGSFVGTPEYMAPEQFRSETPVDERADLYALGATLFQLLTGQTPQARHLKNRSAAVDLNLDARLVEIDGVQNDLPPNLQNYINRLLSPSPQQRPQTAACVALELSSFTEHSNLLQLAENCKVGPGMLSADLTDFNDIPSPTDLQPKRDRGPMIPQRSALPSLKVFLPVAAAAAIAIGLLLLFSNRTGFGVMQSALPEKDASVIASSPDQLVKEDDVVHAIRSGEINRAVSLARQLIEQAPNQGWNHALATMIAAYDLQADGQTSLTTYEGHRKWLGNRWAQTGEGTNTIPRICCLHPDPPADLSRMLDAVVAEAKGRPKDWRYPHSQMMLLFRLGRDRDALVALSDARRLSPNNVMHRAVDTAWSALILDRMGRSTEALRAFEKAQQLQLELKANAHTPVPQMWFDYIELVVILGQFDEQSPPPQEDHDPQSEPTTPQADRPAVRRKNALNSQAIKTEAADEGDIQLVQTPIDRAARHETRDQWEDRVDGLLIKQAYVDAEAEYAAGQQTHEMHWPLRCRVALGLMIAARDDSDLRPKADRYLQTLEQTLRNAPQLPLPAQVEILRLLALHQERQWDQALIDRIAEQVQGERWSDWSLHHCLATIRFRQGRLALALDHRAAAGQLTKSELQKWLHDYWWTLMLACNGQLDLARRSLMKSEMVQRQLTPLLGSESTASIEDLESILEMRWMMPFFQHRLGPLENLKRWHAGQTPAFVNLDNQIHSITKRLIESPDQAELHFQRAMTFSRMRRQREAFSDFQRAATLKPDDPIYQTVQAYVESFTKDRALLQQFSRAMTGDEATMLRRLDLRNPGTAFVFRVLLVGTQQEHTFSVYFEDLETLAKNFPDDWYCQYVFALWKLRTGQIDQAEAHLRSLVKTVDVSSLEQYCTLRWIDWLEDLRAKQSEEERAARKKQLAQLQAKAQFNPANVVKNWQAVYESMLISTGNLEPVRNVVEAELMRTIPGRGITIAFDLSRSGLSDMLYNINASALDPAGTRCAFTPLRDGSLYLLEIAQGKLVNFPAGGEVRCLEFTGDGKSLIVGRPNKCVDVIEIATRRATSLNVKYQPNSLDHCETGNLLAVAFQAKRVEIWDLATKTLWQQPTLLLGVPRHIEFNADGSRIAIGMGNDHTSLYSQTLAPVTELSDGGQFAWIDHNTICCYRSDSRQLRIIDIDKERQAKPLATTPGSITALTYLKSHQLIVTGNDRGEVMGWSLSGEQKMIGHLPHALIRRLSSSDDGRYLLATGRRHRQGDGGSCCVLFDLAAIEATHGK, encoded by the coding sequence ATGCAGATTCCTTGCCCATCAAGAAAAACGCTCCACGACCTTCTCGTCGGCGCGGTCGAAGATGACCAGGCGCGTGCAATCTGTCGTCACCTGGACACTTGCTCGAACTGTGAATCATTGACGTCAACACTCGAACAGCAACACGTCATTTTGCTGCAGGAACTTCAAGAAGATAGCAGCAGCCAAAGATACCTTGCCGAACCTGAATTCGAACTCTTGCAAAAGGCGATTTCGACGTCCCGGTCAGCGGACTGCAATACCGCGACCAAGAATGACGTCGCGATCGCTGCAGGAACCCGACTTCGCGACTATCGATTGCTAAAAAAGATTGGGCAGGGAGGGATGGGAAGCGTCTACCTGGCCGTGCATTTGAATCTAAGAAAAGCGTTCGCGGTGAAGGTTCTGCCGGAGGAAAAACTGCGGTCGGAAAGTTCGGTTGCACGTTTTCGCCGGGAGATGCTCGCGGCCGGCAAAGTGAACCACCCCAACCTGATCAGTGCTTCGGATGCGGGCAGCGTCGATGGGCGGCACTTCTTGGTGATGGAACTTGTCGAAGGTGCAGATCTGGGACGGATCGTCCGTCAGCGCGGACCGCTAAACGTTGCCGATGCGTGTGAAATCGTTCGTCAAGCAGCCCTCGGTTTGCAGCATGCACACGATAGCGGCCTGCTACATCGAGACATCAAACCATCGAACTTGATGTTGACAACCGACGGAAACGTCAAAGTGCTCGACCTGGGTTTGGCCGGTTGGGTGGAAAACGTGGAGCACACCGAAGCAGCCACAACGACCGGTGGTGGCCTCACGCACGCCGGCTCTTTCGTCGGTACCCCGGAGTACATGGCGCCCGAGCAGTTTCGCAGCGAGACCCCGGTCGATGAACGCGCGGACCTGTATGCGTTGGGTGCCACCCTGTTCCAGCTCTTGACCGGGCAAACGCCACAGGCACGGCACTTAAAGAACAGATCGGCAGCCGTCGATCTGAACTTGGACGCGCGACTGGTGGAAATTGACGGCGTCCAAAACGACCTCCCCCCGAATCTGCAAAATTACATCAATCGCTTGCTGTCGCCATCTCCGCAGCAACGCCCCCAAACTGCAGCATGCGTCGCGTTGGAGCTGTCCAGTTTTACAGAACACTCGAACTTGTTGCAGCTCGCCGAGAATTGCAAGGTCGGTCCGGGAATGCTGTCGGCCGATTTGACCGATTTCAATGACATTCCATCGCCGACGGATCTGCAACCGAAACGTGATCGCGGTCCAATGATTCCGCAAAGATCCGCACTCCCCTCGTTGAAAGTCTTTCTGCCCGTTGCGGCGGCGGCTGCAATTGCGATCGGTCTGTTGTTGCTGTTCTCGAACCGTACCGGATTCGGCGTGATGCAAAGTGCCTTGCCCGAAAAAGACGCCTCCGTGATCGCATCCTCTCCGGACCAACTCGTGAAGGAAGACGACGTGGTCCACGCGATTCGAAGTGGCGAGATCAATCGTGCCGTTTCGCTCGCCCGACAACTGATCGAACAAGCGCCGAATCAAGGTTGGAATCACGCCTTGGCCACGATGATCGCCGCCTATGACCTTCAAGCCGATGGACAAACTTCGTTAACGACTTACGAAGGTCACAGAAAGTGGCTTGGCAATCGCTGGGCACAAACAGGGGAGGGCACCAATACGATTCCCCGCATCTGCTGTTTGCACCCGGATCCCCCGGCCGATTTGTCGCGAATGCTCGACGCCGTCGTCGCTGAAGCGAAGGGACGACCGAAGGATTGGAGATACCCCCATTCTCAGATGATGTTGTTGTTCCGATTGGGACGCGACCGCGATGCGCTCGTCGCTTTGAGTGACGCGCGACGCCTCTCGCCAAATAACGTCATGCATCGCGCCGTCGATACGGCTTGGTCGGCGCTGATCTTGGATCGGATGGGACGTTCGACAGAAGCACTCCGCGCATTCGAGAAAGCCCAACAATTGCAGCTCGAACTCAAGGCAAATGCTCATACCCCTGTGCCTCAAATGTGGTTCGATTACATCGAATTGGTTGTCATCCTTGGTCAATTTGATGAGCAATCTCCGCCGCCCCAAGAAGATCATGATCCACAATCGGAGCCGACAACGCCCCAAGCAGATCGGCCGGCGGTACGTCGGAAAAACGCTTTGAATTCTCAGGCGATCAAAACGGAAGCGGCCGATGAGGGGGACATTCAACTGGTGCAGACGCCGATTGACAGAGCGGCACGGCATGAGACGCGGGATCAATGGGAGGACCGTGTCGACGGCCTGTTGATCAAACAAGCCTACGTTGACGCAGAGGCGGAATATGCCGCTGGACAACAAACACACGAGATGCATTGGCCACTGCGCTGCCGCGTCGCACTCGGACTGATGATTGCCGCGCGAGACGATTCAGATCTACGCCCTAAAGCTGACCGATACTTGCAAACCCTGGAACAGACGCTGCGAAACGCTCCCCAACTTCCGCTGCCTGCTCAAGTCGAAATACTCCGCCTACTCGCGCTCCATCAGGAAAGACAGTGGGACCAGGCGTTAATCGATCGGATCGCGGAGCAGGTCCAGGGAGAACGTTGGAGTGACTGGAGCCTTCACCATTGCCTTGCCACCATCCGATTTCGTCAGGGGCGACTTGCACTTGCATTGGATCACCGAGCGGCGGCGGGGCAACTGACGAAATCAGAGCTGCAAAAGTGGCTCCACGACTACTGGTGGACCCTCATGCTGGCCTGCAATGGTCAACTCGATTTGGCACGCCGATCGCTGATGAAATCGGAAATGGTCCAGCGGCAATTGACACCGCTACTCGGCTCCGAATCGACAGCGTCCATCGAGGATCTGGAATCGATCTTGGAGATGCGATGGATGATGCCGTTTTTTCAACATCGCCTCGGTCCGCTTGAAAACCTGAAACGGTGGCATGCCGGACAAACACCGGCCTTTGTGAATCTGGACAACCAGATTCATTCGATCACCAAACGTTTGATTGAGTCGCCCGATCAAGCCGAATTGCATTTCCAGCGAGCAATGACCTTCAGCCGCATGCGTCGGCAACGGGAAGCGTTTTCTGATTTTCAGCGAGCTGCGACGCTGAAACCAGATGATCCGATCTACCAGACCGTCCAGGCATACGTCGAATCGTTTACGAAAGACCGTGCTCTGTTACAGCAGTTCAGTCGCGCCATGACCGGCGACGAAGCGACGATGCTGCGACGGCTGGATCTGCGAAACCCCGGCACCGCGTTTGTGTTCCGCGTCCTTCTGGTCGGGACGCAACAGGAGCATACGTTTTCCGTCTATTTTGAGGATCTGGAAACACTCGCGAAAAACTTCCCGGACGATTGGTATTGCCAATATGTCTTCGCACTCTGGAAACTTCGAACCGGTCAAATCGACCAAGCGGAGGCTCACCTTCGGTCGCTCGTCAAGACCGTCGACGTCTCCTCGCTCGAACAGTATTGCACCTTAAGGTGGATCGATTGGCTAGAGGATCTCCGTGCCAAGCAGAGCGAGGAGGAACGAGCGGCTCGCAAGAAACAGTTGGCCCAACTGCAAGCCAAAGCACAATTCAATCCCGCCAACGTCGTAAAGAATTGGCAGGCCGTTTATGAGTCCATGCTGATCTCAACAGGCAATCTCGAGCCCGTTCGAAACGTCGTCGAAGCGGAATTGATGCGGACGATTCCCGGGCGAGGCATCACGATTGCGTTCGATTTGTCTCGTAGCGGATTGTCAGACATGCTGTACAACATTAACGCCTCCGCGTTGGATCCAGCAGGAACACGCTGCGCGTTCACTCCCCTACGCGATGGTAGTCTGTATCTGCTGGAAATTGCTCAGGGCAAACTGGTAAACTTCCCCGCCGGAGGTGAGGTCCGTTGTCTTGAATTCACCGGCGACGGCAAGTCCTTGATTGTCGGCCGCCCCAACAAGTGCGTCGATGTGATTGAGATCGCGACGCGCCGAGCAACTTCGCTGAACGTAAAATATCAGCCCAACTCGCTCGACCACTGTGAAACAGGCAACTTGCTTGCCGTCGCCTTCCAAGCCAAGCGAGTGGAGATCTGGGATCTGGCAACGAAGACACTTTGGCAACAACCGACGCTCTTGCTCGGCGTTCCGCGCCACATCGAATTCAATGCCGACGGCTCCCGAATCGCGATCGGCATGGGCAACGATCACACGTCTCTCTATTCTCAAACGCTGGCCCCGGTTACCGAATTGTCCGACGGCGGTCAATTCGCGTGGATCGATCACAACACCATCTGCTGCTACCGTTCAGATTCCCGTCAACTTCGAATCATCGACATTGACAAGGAACGACAAGCAAAGCCCCTTGCGACGACACCGGGATCGATCACCGCTTTAACGTATTTGAAGTCTCATCAATTGATTGTCACCGGGAATGACCGGGGTGAAGTCATGGGATGGTCACTCTCCGGCGAACAGAAAATGATCGGACACTTGCCACACGCGCTGATTCGTCGACTTTCCTCCTCCGATGATGGACGCTATCTGCTTGCGACCGGACGACGCCACCGACAGGGCGACGGAGGTTCGTGCTGTGTGTTGTTCGACCTGGCAGCGATCGAAGCAACGCACGGAAAATAA
- a CDS encoding FKBP-type peptidyl-prolyl cis-trans isomerase, giving the protein MEKVSPGKIDPDAPRSFTKTDSGLQYRVLRKSNKEKPKATDSVVAHYKGWLDSKKIFDSSYRRGQPTPFPLKRVIAGWTEGLQLIGEGGMIELDIPHELGYGARGTPGGPIPPRARLHFIVELVEIK; this is encoded by the coding sequence ATGGAGAAGGTTTCGCCGGGCAAAATCGATCCCGATGCTCCACGAAGTTTCACCAAGACCGACTCGGGACTGCAGTACCGCGTGCTGCGCAAGAGTAACAAAGAGAAACCCAAAGCGACCGACAGCGTGGTGGCGCACTACAAGGGCTGGTTGGATTCAAAGAAAATCTTTGACAGTTCGTATCGCCGTGGCCAGCCGACCCCGTTTCCGCTCAAACGCGTGATTGCCGGTTGGACCGAGGGGCTGCAATTGATCGGCGAGGGGGGCATGATCGAGTTGGACATCCCCCATGAACTCGGCTACGGGGCGCGTGGCACCCCGGGCGGCCCGATCCCTCCGCGGGCCCGGTTGCACTTCATCGTCGAGTTGGTGGAGATCAAGTGA
- a CDS encoding RNA polymerase sigma factor codes for MTSTSSPSLFATPGSTDDGLVDGIRAQDDQAWEQFVERYSPLIYVWCRTCDLQAEDALDVSQQVFGSVHRSISTFSHRPEGGGSFRGWLFVITRNAIRNHLQRTLRGPRAQGGSSIQLRLLAEPESLDEASLSAATLSADGRSDPQTPLQAALDAARGDFDDRTWQCFRLIALEGHTAAEVAEQFGMKPSAVRQAKYRVTRRLRLDLGRFV; via the coding sequence ATGACATCGACTTCGTCCCCCAGCTTGTTCGCCACTCCGGGCTCAACCGATGACGGGTTAGTGGATGGGATCCGTGCACAAGACGATCAGGCATGGGAACAATTTGTCGAACGCTATTCGCCGCTGATCTATGTTTGGTGCCGAACGTGTGATTTACAAGCTGAAGATGCCTTGGACGTGTCCCAACAGGTTTTTGGATCGGTCCATCGATCGATCTCGACGTTTTCGCATCGTCCCGAGGGCGGAGGCAGTTTTCGCGGCTGGTTGTTCGTGATCACCCGAAACGCGATCCGCAATCATCTGCAGCGCACCTTGCGGGGGCCACGTGCACAGGGAGGCAGTTCGATCCAGTTGCGTCTGCTCGCCGAACCCGAATCACTCGACGAAGCCTCTCTGTCGGCCGCGACACTTTCAGCCGACGGTCGATCGGATCCCCAGACGCCACTGCAGGCCGCTCTCGACGCGGCCCGCGGGGATTTCGACGATCGGACTTGGCAATGTTTTCGTCTGATCGCACTCGAAGGACACACCGCGGCCGAAGTCGCGGAGCAATTCGGAATGAAGCCTTCCGCCGTGAGGCAGGCGAAATACCGGGTAACACGGCGGTTGCGACTGGACCTTGGGCGTTTTGTTTGA
- a CDS encoding CBS domain-containing protein, with amino-acid sequence MTTINANLETKVQNVMQRHPVTIHDYQTVHDAVDTMTEHHVSALPVVDDGHYLKGILTLNDLVRLVQDAERTLESDLAIYDTSFLVADIIRETLGTDEVASVMSGVMFKVKQEDTLKSAAKLMIEHQLHHLPVVGKDMKLLGILSSMDFVRLVADAT; translated from the coding sequence ATGACGACCATCAATGCGAATTTGGAAACCAAGGTGCAAAACGTCATGCAACGGCACCCGGTGACCATTCACGACTATCAAACCGTCCACGACGCCGTCGACACGATGACCGAGCACCACGTTTCGGCGCTGCCGGTCGTCGACGATGGACATTATCTCAAAGGCATTCTCACACTCAACGATCTCGTCCGATTGGTTCAAGATGCCGAACGAACGCTCGAAAGCGACCTGGCAATCTACGACACCAGTTTTTTGGTCGCGGACATCATCCGCGAAACCCTCGGCACCGATGAAGTTGCCAGTGTGATGTCGGGCGTGATGTTCAAGGTCAAGCAGGAAGACACGCTCAAGAGCGCCGCCAAGTTGATGATCGAACATCAACTGCATCATCTTCCCGTCGTCGGCAAAGACATGAAACTGCTCGGGATCCTGTCCTCGATGGACTTCGTCCGTCTGGTCGCTGACGCGACCTAG
- a CDS encoding universal stress protein, translated as MERFKKLLVYTGTEEPEGAIARAIVLAMENGASLTLMDVIKPVPRILRLFKGVAGPDELQRLLIEDHRAKLQAQVDEFYDADVPIDIVVTVGDPAMEVIREVLRNDHDLVIKAADGFRGAGRVVGSVARALLRMCPCAMLLLKPQIHGEFDQVLAAIDVDRQDTPHKKLNESIAELSLEIARSDEATLHWLSAWEMPLEVPFELPLESPFQQSFGEDQFEDVFSIHAENIRTHLGELHTAAGITDVSPEIHVRRGPAADVISEMVEEVQADLLVMGTVCRTGIAGFLIGNTAESVLADVSCSVLALKPPGFVCPVAGETLESKVVS; from the coding sequence ATGGAACGATTCAAAAAATTGCTGGTGTACACGGGAACGGAGGAACCCGAGGGTGCGATTGCGCGAGCGATCGTGCTGGCGATGGAAAACGGTGCCTCGTTGACCCTGATGGATGTGATCAAGCCGGTGCCACGGATTCTGCGTTTGTTCAAGGGAGTCGCGGGGCCGGACGAGCTGCAGCGTTTGTTGATCGAAGATCATCGTGCCAAGCTGCAAGCACAGGTCGACGAGTTCTATGACGCGGACGTTCCGATCGACATCGTGGTCACCGTCGGTGATCCAGCGATGGAAGTGATCCGCGAAGTGCTCCGCAACGACCACGATTTGGTGATCAAGGCGGCTGACGGATTTCGCGGAGCCGGGCGGGTGGTCGGCAGCGTGGCCCGGGCGCTGTTGCGGATGTGCCCGTGCGCGATGCTGTTACTGAAGCCGCAGATTCACGGCGAATTCGACCAGGTGTTGGCGGCGATCGACGTTGACCGACAAGACACCCCGCACAAGAAACTGAACGAATCGATCGCGGAGTTGTCGTTGGAGATTGCACGCAGCGATGAGGCGACGTTGCATTGGTTGAGTGCTTGGGAAATGCCCTTGGAAGTTCCGTTCGAACTGCCGTTGGAATCGCCTTTCCAGCAATCGTTCGGCGAAGATCAATTCGAGGATGTGTTTTCGATCCATGCGGAAAACATCCGCACGCATCTTGGCGAGCTTCATACGGCGGCGGGAATCACGGATGTCTCACCGGAAATTCATGTCCGTCGCGGACCGGCGGCCGATGTGATCTCGGAGATGGTGGAAGAGGTGCAAGCGGACTTGTTGGTGATGGGGACGGTCTGCCGCACCGGGATCGCCGGCTTTTTGATCGGCAATACCGCCGAATCCGTCTTGGCCGACGTGTCCTGCAGCGTGTTGGCATTGAAACCCCCGGGATTCGTCTGCCCGGTTGCCGGCGAAACGCTGGAATCGAAGGTTGTGTCGTGA